A window from Tenuifilum sp. 4138str encodes these proteins:
- a CDS encoding FISUMP domain-containing protein yields MKRLAYLTTIVLSLGLFLTCQEFEIKPATKVETGTITPLATSITVNAKIIELSGEGNTDHGFCYATHDNPTVNDGKLSKGIPKVGDFTGVIDGLAVNTRYYIRAYCNSQQGVVYGKSVSVKTLDGQPTITTAEIIGITSTSAVSGGSITSDGGVPITARGVVWSTSQNPTVETNLGVTSNGTGTGTFTSSLTNLQPGTVYYVRAYATNSVGTVYGNQQTFTTHDGLPVLTTAAVTSITATTATSGGNITSDGGFDITARGVVWSASENPTTTSNLGVTSDGAGTGSYTSSLTNLQPGTVYYVRAYATNSVGTAYGNQLSFTTQDGAITLSTNAITSITATTAVSGGSITSDGGAPITARGVVWSTSQNPTVETNLGVTSNGSGTGTFTSNLTNLQPGTVYYIRAYATNSVGTTYGNQLSFTTQNGVITLTTTEVTSITATSAVSGGSITSDGGAPITARGIIWSTSQDPTVETNLGVTTNGTGTGTFTSNLTNLQPVTVYYVRAYATNSVGTAYGNQLSFTTQDGAITLSTNAVTSIAATSAVSGGSITSDGGAPITARGVVWSTSENPTTSSNLGMTADGTGTGSFTSNLTNLQPGTVYYVRSYATNSYGTRYGNQVSFTTPMPDGPGGTITDADGNTYNTIWIGGRQWMKENLKTTKYNDGTSIPLVTDAAAWAALSTPAYCWYNNDQTTYGNTYGALYNWYAVSTGKLCPTGWHVPSDAEWYAMENYVDPTINNPNATGYRGTDGGTKLKATSGWYSDGNGTDDFGFSALPGGYRDSYYGSFYGVGYQGYWWSSTESIATNACYRCMFYDYGNVFRGYSYKRNGFYVRCVRD; encoded by the coding sequence ATGAAAAGATTAGCATATTTAACAACAATAGTCCTCTCGCTAGGCCTTTTCTTGACCTGCCAAGAGTTTGAGATTAAGCCAGCGACCAAGGTGGAGACCGGCACGATAACCCCTTTGGCAACCTCCATAACGGTTAACGCCAAAATTATTGAGCTTAGCGGTGAGGGTAACACCGACCATGGGTTTTGCTATGCCACGCACGATAACCCTACTGTAAACGATGGTAAATTGAGTAAGGGAATCCCTAAAGTAGGGGATTTTACAGGTGTAATAGATGGCCTTGCTGTAAATACACGTTACTACATCAGAGCCTACTGCAATTCGCAACAAGGTGTTGTTTATGGCAAGTCTGTATCAGTTAAAACTCTTGATGGACAGCCAACTATAACCACAGCTGAGATAATAGGCATAACCTCTACCTCAGCGGTAAGCGGTGGAAGCATTACCTCCGATGGTGGCGTACCAATTACCGCTCGGGGTGTGGTGTGGAGCACCAGCCAGAACCCAACCGTAGAAACCAACCTTGGAGTAACCTCCAATGGCACCGGAACAGGCACATTTACCAGTAGCCTAACAAACCTCCAACCCGGAACGGTTTACTACGTTCGGGCCTACGCCACCAACAGCGTGGGCACTGTTTACGGCAACCAGCAAACCTTTACAACACACGATGGTTTACCAGTATTAACCACAGCCGCAGTAACCAGCATTACCGCTACCACTGCCACTAGTGGTGGCAATATCACCTCCGATGGCGGTTTTGACATTACCGCCCGGGGCGTGGTTTGGAGTGCATCCGAAAACCCCACTACCACAAGTAACCTTGGCGTAACGTCCGACGGTGCTGGCACGGGTAGTTACACCAGTAGCCTAACCAACCTTCAACCCGGCACGGTTTACTACGTTCGGGCGTACGCCACCAACAGCGTGGGTACTGCATACGGCAACCAGCTATCGTTTACAACGCAAGATGGAGCTATTACCCTATCAACTAATGCAATAACCAGCATAACCGCAACCACGGCGGTTAGCGGTGGAAGTATTACCTCCGATGGCGGTGCACCAATTACCGCTAGGGGTGTGGTTTGGAGCACCAGCCAGAACCCAACCGTTGAAACCAACCTTGGAGTAACCTCCAACGGCAGCGGAACAGGCACATTTACCAGTAACCTTACGAATTTACAACCCGGAACGGTATACTACATTCGGGCCTATGCCACCAACAGCGTGGGCACTACATACGGCAACCAGCTATCGTTTACAACGCAAAATGGAGTTATTACCCTAACTACTACTGAAGTGACCAGCATAACTGCAACCTCGGCGGTTAGCGGTGGAAGTATTACCTCCGATGGCGGTGCGCCAATTACCGCTCGGGGTATAATTTGGAGCACCAGCCAGGACCCAACCGTTGAAACCAACCTTGGAGTAACAACCAACGGCACCGGAACAGGCACATTTACCAGTAACCTTACGAATTTACAACCCGTCACGGTTTACTACGTTCGGGCGTACGCCACCAACAGCGTGGGTACTGCATACGGCAACCAGCTATCATTTACAACACAAGATGGAGCTATTACCCTGTCAACTAATGCTGTAACCAGCATAGCAGCAACATCTGCCGTTAGCGGTGGAAGTATTACCTCCGATGGCGGTGCGCCAATTACCGCTCGGGGCGTGGTTTGGAGCACCTCCGAGAACCCCACCACCAGCAGCAACCTTGGCATGACAGCAGATGGAACCGGAACGGGTAGCTTCACAAGCAACCTAACGAACCTTCAGCCCGGCACGGTTTACTACGTTCGCTCGTATGCTACTAATAGTTACGGGACACGGTATGGGAATCAGGTTTCTTTTACAACCCCAATGCCCGATGGCCCCGGAGGAACCATAACTGATGCTGACGGTAACACCTATAACACCATTTGGATTGGCGGCCGCCAGTGGATGAAGGAGAACCTTAAAACCACCAAGTACAACGACGGCACCAGCATACCCCTGGTAACCGACGCAGCAGCCTGGGCTGCCCTAAGCACCCCCGCCTACTGCTGGTACAATAACGACCAAACCACCTATGGAAACACCTACGGTGCGCTGTATAACTGGTACGCCGTAAGCACGGGCAAACTCTGCCCCACTGGTTGGCATGTGCCTAGTGATGCCGAGTGGTATGCCATGGAAAACTATGTTGATCCCACCATTAACAACCCTAACGCAACTGGCTATCGAGGCACCGATGGCGGTACCAAGTTAAAGGCAACAAGCGGGTGGTATAGTGATGGCAATGGTACTGATGACTTTGGCTTCTCGGCCCTTCCGGGTGGCTACCGCGACAGCTACTATGGTTCCTTCTACGGTGTGGGCTACCAGGGTTACTGGTGGAGTAGTACCGAGTCCATTGCGACGAATGCCTGTTACCGGTGCATGTTCTACGACTACGGGAATGTGTTCCGCGGCTACAGCTATAAGAGGAACGGGTTCTATGTCCGTTGCGTTAGGGATTGA
- a CDS encoding TonB-dependent receptor, with the protein MKKYLPILLVFIYINHIALRANELSEVCKLNGTVMSNGKALPFANVIVKGTTIGTVTDEAGSFALCDLKKGTYTITVSAVGFKTAEIKVDIDETDRKTVEIELQEDLLHLDEVVVSADRGMLKRTQAPVMVNTIAPALFASTQSVVVGEALNFMPGLRLENDCQNCGFNQVRINGMEGPYSQILINSRPIFSGLAGVYGLELLPANMIDRVEVVRGGGSVLYGSNAIAGTINIILKDASINSYEVGASGSLIGTGMARSNGPISDYTVNFNNTFVATNNRTGITIYGFTRDRNMFDANGDGYSELAPMSNVSLGTRFWQRVGERGKISADIFTIREKRDGGNKQDYPLHERDVAEAVKHDMRAGSLIFERYFRQFDLLSIFASAQYLNRDSYYGANQSLSSYGNSFDFTYNTGAQYKAIIGLSTLTAGLELTGSNLNDTKLAYRDLTSPTFDIDPITGDTLGVSFPQVKNTTVSDQSLLTSGIFAQHDMGIGKWKTSVGLRAEQYRIEDFAHPENGIKKGLVLVPRLSIMYNALPWIQTRVSYSQGYRAPQIFDEDLHVETSGARQVFNRNDPNLKQETSHSFMLSADANREMGNFFIGFLAEIFYTRLQNPFYNEIGAPDENGTVIYTRRNATDGAAVKGINLETKIKSFKDFSLTAGFTLQESLYDTPQEFNTREFFRTPKQYGYLMLDWDFVKDLCLSVSGTYTGPMLAPYFGPNTNPDAGELRSTPDFYDVGVKLTYNIKLEGKTLQLFGGVKNIFNSYQKDFDVGIDRDPSYIYGPTSPRTVYFGIKLGNMIR; encoded by the coding sequence ATGAAAAAGTATTTACCAATACTATTGGTATTCATATACATCAATCATATCGCACTAAGGGCAAATGAACTATCGGAAGTTTGCAAGTTAAACGGAACAGTTATGAGCAATGGTAAAGCCCTACCCTTTGCAAATGTCATTGTTAAAGGCACTACAATAGGGACTGTAACCGACGAAGCGGGCAGCTTTGCACTTTGCGACCTGAAAAAGGGAACTTATACCATTACGGTTAGCGCAGTGGGATTTAAAACTGCCGAAATCAAGGTTGATATAGATGAAACCGACAGGAAAACCGTGGAAATTGAATTGCAGGAGGACCTCTTACACCTTGATGAGGTTGTGGTTTCGGCCGATAGGGGTATGCTTAAGCGTACCCAAGCCCCAGTAATGGTAAACACCATTGCACCTGCACTTTTCGCTTCAACACAATCGGTTGTGGTTGGTGAAGCCCTAAACTTTATGCCAGGCCTAAGGCTTGAGAACGATTGCCAGAACTGCGGATTCAACCAGGTTCGCATAAATGGCATGGAGGGCCCCTACAGCCAAATACTCATCAATAGTCGGCCAATTTTTAGCGGGCTGGCAGGCGTTTACGGGCTGGAACTGCTCCCTGCAAACATGATTGACCGTGTTGAGGTTGTGCGTGGTGGTGGATCGGTGCTTTATGGTAGCAATGCTATAGCCGGAACAATAAACATCATTTTAAAAGATGCCAGCATAAACTCCTATGAGGTTGGGGCATCGGGTTCGCTGATTGGAACTGGGATGGCACGTTCAAATGGGCCTATCAGCGACTATACCGTTAACTTTAACAACACATTTGTTGCTACAAACAACCGTACAGGCATAACCATTTACGGGTTTACTCGCGACAGGAACATGTTCGATGCCAATGGCGATGGTTACTCGGAACTTGCACCCATGAGCAACGTAAGCCTTGGCACCCGATTCTGGCAACGCGTTGGCGAGAGAGGTAAAATTAGCGCCGACATTTTCACTATTCGGGAGAAACGCGATGGTGGAAACAAACAGGATTACCCGTTGCACGAACGCGATGTAGCCGAAGCTGTTAAGCACGACATGCGTGCAGGTTCGCTTATCTTTGAGCGTTACTTCAGGCAATTCGACTTACTCTCGATCTTTGCCTCAGCACAGTACCTGAACCGCGACTCATACTATGGGGCAAATCAGTCGCTGAGCAGTTACGGCAACTCATTCGATTTTACCTATAACACCGGGGCACAGTACAAGGCCATTATTGGGCTATCGACCCTGACCGCTGGACTTGAACTTACCGGCAGCAACCTTAACGACACCAAGCTGGCTTACCGCGATTTAACCAGTCCCACTTTTGATATTGATCCAATAACGGGCGATACGTTAGGAGTAAGTTTCCCCCAGGTTAAAAACACAACCGTTTCGGACCAATCACTTTTGACATCGGGAATTTTTGCCCAGCACGACATGGGCATTGGGAAATGGAAAACTTCGGTTGGCTTGAGGGCTGAACAGTACCGTATTGAAGATTTTGCCCATCCGGAAAATGGAATAAAAAAAGGATTGGTGCTTGTGCCACGGCTGAGCATAATGTACAATGCGCTTCCGTGGATACAGACAAGAGTATCGTACTCACAGGGCTACCGTGCTCCACAGATCTTTGATGAGGACTTGCATGTGGAAACCTCCGGTGCCCGTCAGGTATTCAACAGGAACGATCCAAACCTAAAGCAGGAAACCAGCCACAGCTTTATGCTCTCAGCTGACGCAAACCGGGAAATGGGGAACTTTTTTATCGGCTTTTTGGCTGAGATCTTTTATACACGCCTACAAAATCCATTCTATAACGAGATAGGTGCACCCGACGAAAACGGAACGGTAATTTACACCCGTCGCAATGCCACCGATGGTGCAGCGGTTAAGGGGATAAACCTTGAAACCAAAATCAAATCGTTTAAGGACTTTTCACTTACCGCGGGTTTTACCCTACAGGAATCGCTTTACGATACCCCCCAGGAGTTTAACACGCGTGAGTTCTTTCGTACTCCCAAGCAATATGGCTACCTAATGCTCGACTGGGACTTTGTAAAGGATTTATGTCTATCGGTATCGGGCACATATACAGGCCCAATGCTTGCCCCCTACTTTGGGCCAAATACCAATCCCGATGCAGGGGAACTCCGCTCAACACCTGACTTTTATGATGTAGGGGTAAAGCTAACCTATAACATCAAGCTCGAGGGTAAAACGCTTCAGCTATTCGGTGGGGTAAAGAATATTTTCAACTCCTACCAAAAGGATTTTGATGTTGGTATTGATAGGGATCCATCGTACATTTACGGCCCCACATCGCCACGAACAGTTTACTTTGGAATAAAGCTTGGCAACATGATTCGGTAA
- the rbr gene encoding rubrerythrin, whose protein sequence is MEKSIKGTKTEQNLLKAFAGESQAKNRYTFFSKVAKEEGYEQIAELFMITAMQEEQHAKQFFKFLEGGMVEITASYPAGVIGTTAENLRAAAMGENEEWTSLYPEFAKIAEEEGFPKIATAFKLIAKVEKEHEERYRKLLERVESGTVFEREEEIEWVCRKCGYVHKGKKALKNCPVCNHPQAYFEGKADNY, encoded by the coding sequence ATGGAAAAGAGCATAAAGGGAACAAAAACCGAACAGAACCTACTAAAGGCTTTTGCCGGTGAATCGCAAGCAAAGAACCGGTACACCTTTTTCTCAAAGGTTGCCAAGGAGGAAGGCTATGAACAAATAGCCGAGTTGTTCATGATAACCGCCATGCAGGAAGAGCAACATGCCAAACAGTTTTTCAAATTCCTTGAGGGTGGCATGGTTGAAATAACTGCAAGTTATCCTGCAGGAGTTATTGGCACTACTGCCGAGAACTTAAGGGCTGCCGCCATGGGTGAAAACGAAGAGTGGACAAGCCTATACCCTGAATTTGCTAAGATAGCCGAGGAAGAGGGTTTTCCAAAGATCGCAACGGCTTTTAAATTGATTGCAAAGGTTGAAAAAGAGCATGAGGAGCGTTACCGCAAACTGCTTGAACGGGTTGAGAGCGGAACTGTTTTTGAGCGCGAGGAGGAAATTGAATGGGTTTGTCGTAAATGCGGTTACGTTCATAAAGGGAAAAAGGCTCTAAAGAATTGCCCTGTTTGTAACCATCCTCAGGCATACTTTGAGGGAAAAGCTGATAATTACTAG
- a CDS encoding response regulator — protein MENSRRFKILIADDDNISVILLTNYLKNIEADFIIARDGEEALTLFEQNTDVDLILMDIKMPKLNGLEVTKQIKSKNPHTKIIAETAFAMVDDEKKAIEVGCDAYITKPINGERLVTMVKSMLGV, from the coding sequence ATGGAAAACTCCAGAAGGTTTAAGATACTGATAGCTGACGACGATAATATTTCGGTAATACTGCTTACCAATTACCTAAAAAACATTGAAGCGGATTTCATTATTGCCCGCGATGGTGAGGAAGCACTTACCCTTTTTGAGCAAAACACCGATGTTGACCTTATCCTTATGGATATAAAAATGCCCAAGCTGAACGGGTTAGAGGTCACAAAGCAGATAAAATCCAAAAATCCTCACACAAAAATTATTGCCGAAACAGCCTTTGCCATGGTTGACGATGAGAAAAAGGCCATTGAGGTAGGCTGTGATGCCTACATCACTAAGCCAATAAATGGCGAAAGGTTGGTGACTATGGTAAAGAGCATGCTGGGAGTTTAA